TTTCCCTTCATCGACTTAATGATCGATCCGGAAAGTTTCAGGAGTTCTTCGCAATCATTGATGATCGAATCGGCGTGTTGATTTTCGAGGATATTGGAATCACGAAGTAACCGGAGCCAGTAGTGGGTCTCACGCGCTTCTTTGTAAGCGATGCTCATCTTTGAGATAAAATCCCTTTCGGATTGGCCGCCAACGGCTTCTTCGACATTCGCCCCAATTGACGTTCCGCTGCGAACGATCTGCTTAGACAGTATGAATTCCTTCTTCTCTTCACACAGATAACGATAC
This is a stretch of genomic DNA from Desulfobacterales bacterium. It encodes these proteins:
- a CDS encoding four helix bundle protein — encoded protein: MKSENPVLDKSYAFALRVVKLYRYLCEEKKEFILSKQIVRSGTSIGANVEEAVGGQSERDFISKMSIAYKEARETHYWLRLLRDSNILENQHADSIINDCEELLKLSGSIIKSMKGKSKTTN